A single window of Archangium gephyra DNA harbors:
- a CDS encoding DUF6310 domain-containing protein has translation MRFHACISLLLLISACVTTEPSPGAPVVLSPRIDNLQRAGALPWKDGGRCVVEEASRPWPVLVERCFQALDHERIRFNDPTGRCAVASAGTAAVGLGLCVLAAPELIAGAVIVAGVVVVAVAIQEALDAYELDMGHPEVRPVPETKPVPRESLAKRRPRPKPEGPDFPPLGPIETQERERRPECKPIPVPHLGGNDPHNKCADKIPNNSFPGWDVLVNGKNFDALQLATRTLWEVKTDNFDTYSPFLRKQAVENQLPGLLYERELARACGFDFKVGVRSAAHKAALIARDDSLDVVVMDWC, from the coding sequence ATGCGTTTTCACGCCTGCATCTCTCTTCTGCTCCTGATTTCGGCCTGCGTGACGACAGAGCCGAGCCCTGGAGCGCCGGTGGTCCTGAGTCCGAGGATCGACAATCTCCAGAGAGCGGGGGCACTGCCCTGGAAAGACGGGGGGCGGTGCGTCGTCGAAGAGGCTTCCCGTCCCTGGCCCGTGCTGGTGGAGCGGTGCTTTCAGGCCCTCGACCATGAACGCATCCGGTTCAATGACCCCACGGGAAGATGCGCGGTCGCCTCCGCGGGTACGGCCGCCGTGGGACTCGGCCTCTGCGTCCTGGCGGCACCGGAGCTCATCGCGGGTGCGGTGATCGTCGCGGGCGTGGTGGTGGTGGCGGTTGCCATCCAAGAAGCCTTGGATGCGTACGAGCTGGATATGGGCCATCCCGAGGTCAGGCCCGTGCCTGAAACGAAGCCCGTTCCGCGGGAATCCCTGGCGAAACGAAGGCCCAGGCCGAAGCCAGAAGGGCCGGACTTCCCTCCGTTGGGGCCAATCGAGACTCAGGAACGAGAGCGCCGCCCGGAGTGCAAGCCCATCCCGGTGCCACACCTGGGTGGTAATGACCCACACAACAAGTGCGCCGACAAGATTCCGAACAACAGCTTCCCTGGCTGGGATGTGCTCGTGAATGGGAAGAACTTCGACGCGCTGCAACTGGCCACGCGCACGCTGTGGGAAGTCAAGACCGACAACTTCGATACATACTCGCCCTTCCTTCGAAAGCAGGCGGTCGAGAATCAACTACCCGGTTTGTTGTACGAACGAGAACTCGCCAGGGCCTGCGGATTTGACTTCAAGGTTGGCGTGCGCAGCGCCGCGCACAAAGCCGCGTTGATCGCCCGGGATGACTCCCTCGATGTCGTCGTCATGGATTGGTGCTGA
- a CDS encoding aminotransferase class V-fold PLP-dependent enzyme translates to MTSSPDFDAYRSEFPVVKEQLYFNHAGVAPTSQRVATAMREWVEDLLQHGVRYERGWEARTENTRRLAARMVGAAPEELAFVRNTGHGLGLVAEGLDWRPGDEVAVASSIEYPSNVYPWLHLRDRGVSVREIETVEGGITPEAVAAAITPRTRLVALSSVQFASGYRTDLDAIGALCERSGVLFCVDGIQSVGCLPVDVKKSRIHFLSADSHKWMIGVSGIGFLYVDKDVLPRVRPVIVGWRSTTDAWNFNRAHFELRPDALKFEEGSQNYAGTYALGAALGLLLEVGLENVEARIRELLTHLDRELRAIGCETGPSPAHRAGILTFLPPRGDVKALASFLSERQVSFSLRRGRIRISPHFYNQPAELDRLVEMVREFSGK, encoded by the coding sequence ATGACCTCGTCTCCCGACTTCGACGCATACCGCTCCGAGTTCCCCGTCGTGAAGGAGCAGCTGTACTTCAACCACGCGGGGGTGGCGCCCACGAGCCAGCGGGTGGCCACGGCCATGCGCGAGTGGGTGGAGGATCTGCTCCAGCACGGTGTGCGCTACGAGCGGGGCTGGGAGGCGCGGACGGAGAACACCCGCCGGTTGGCGGCGCGGATGGTGGGCGCGGCGCCGGAGGAGCTCGCCTTCGTGCGCAACACGGGCCATGGCCTGGGCCTCGTCGCCGAGGGGCTCGACTGGCGGCCCGGGGACGAGGTGGCGGTGGCCTCGTCCATCGAGTACCCCTCCAACGTCTATCCGTGGCTGCACCTGCGCGACCGGGGTGTGTCCGTCCGGGAGATAGAGACCGTGGAGGGCGGCATCACCCCCGAGGCCGTGGCCGCGGCGATCACCCCGCGCACGCGGCTCGTGGCCCTCAGCTCCGTGCAGTTCGCCTCGGGCTACCGCACGGACCTGGACGCGATTGGCGCGCTCTGTGAGCGCTCGGGCGTGCTCTTCTGTGTGGATGGCATCCAGAGCGTGGGCTGCCTGCCCGTGGACGTGAAGAAGAGCCGCATCCACTTCCTCAGTGCGGACAGCCACAAGTGGATGATCGGCGTGTCCGGCATCGGCTTCCTCTACGTGGACAAGGACGTGCTGCCGCGCGTGCGGCCGGTGATTGTCGGCTGGCGCTCCACCACGGATGCCTGGAATTTCAACCGCGCCCACTTCGAGCTGCGTCCGGACGCCTTGAAGTTCGAGGAGGGGAGCCAGAACTACGCCGGCACCTATGCCCTGGGCGCCGCGCTGGGGTTGCTGCTGGAGGTGGGCCTGGAGAACGTCGAGGCCCGCATCCGGGAGCTGCTCACCCACCTGGACCGGGAGCTGCGCGCCATCGGCTGCGAGACCGGGCCCTCTCCCGCCCACCGCGCGGGAATCCTCACCTTCCTGCCGCCGCGTGGGGATGTGAAGGCACTGGCCTCGTTTCTCTCCGAGCGCCAGGTCAGCTTCTCGCTGCGCCGGGGGCGTATCCGTATCTCGCCCCACTTCTACAACCAGCCCGCGGAGCTGGACCGGCTGGTGGAGATGGTCCGGGAGTTCTCGGGGAAGTGA
- a CDS encoding DUF3332 domain-containing protein, whose product MKSRSSRLVAALFASVLSLHVSGCFGSFALTRNIYGLNERISDNKFVRWLVFLGFTIIPVYGVGTLVDALVFNTLEFWTGSNPLANAGTQEDGTRVVKLSPTDTLKLSRDEQAGVMRVELERAGEQPVVRYFEPLEDGMAVRDEAGVLLVHARERVDGGVEVLDASGATMTVHSREAVAEANAAFEQEGVAGLAHSVTPRMSMQQGLALACPGR is encoded by the coding sequence ATGAAGTCGCGTTCGTCTCGCCTGGTCGCAGCGCTGTTCGCCTCTGTGCTGTCGCTGCACGTGTCCGGGTGCTTCGGCTCGTTCGCCCTGACGCGCAACATCTACGGTCTCAACGAGCGCATCTCGGACAACAAGTTCGTCCGGTGGCTGGTGTTCCTCGGCTTCACCATCATCCCGGTGTACGGGGTGGGGACGCTGGTGGACGCGCTCGTCTTCAACACGCTGGAGTTCTGGACGGGGAGCAACCCGCTGGCGAACGCGGGGACGCAGGAGGACGGGACGCGGGTGGTGAAGCTGAGCCCCACGGACACGCTGAAGCTGTCGCGTGACGAGCAGGCGGGGGTGATGCGGGTGGAGCTGGAGCGCGCGGGTGAGCAGCCCGTGGTGCGCTACTTCGAGCCGCTCGAGGACGGCATGGCGGTGCGGGACGAGGCGGGCGTGCTGCTGGTGCATGCGCGCGAGCGCGTGGACGGTGGGGTGGAGGTGCTGGATGCCTCGGGTGCGACGATGACGGTGCACTCGCGCGAGGCGGTGGCCGAGGCCAACGCGGCCTTCGAGCAGGAGGGCGTGGCGGGGCTGGCGCACAGCGTGACGCCGCGGATGTCCATGCAGCAGGGGCTCGCGCTGGCCTGCCCGGGCCGCTGA
- a CDS encoding alpha/beta hydrolase family protein, whose product MTLSLFAALALTAAPAQPQPFTVQDQVSMRRISNPSVSPDGKRIAFVLRTTDLEANKGRTDLWLVNADGTGLRQLTSSPESEAQPVWSPDGQGLYFLSSRGGSRQVFRLPLDGGESQAVTKLPLDVGAFALSRDGKTLAVALEVYPDCPTLECTTQRQKEKTQSKSTGQVYDKLFVRHWDTWGNGKRSHLFVLPVDGGAAPRDVMAGMDADGPSKPFGGPDEFTFTPDGKGLVFAARDVGNSESWSTDLDLFLAPVDKAGTPRKLTEKNRATDTHPVFSPDGKTLAYLAMSRPGFESDRLRVVLRSWPEGKERVLAEQWDRSAGSLTWSPDGKSVLVTADDVGHHRAFSLDVASGQVTAFSGPGYAAEPQPLPDGRIALLRDDLKSPADLYTVRADGSELRQLTRVNEEAMSRLRFGDYEQFEFPGWNGETVRGYVVKPVDFDAKKKYPVAFLIHGGPQGSFGNHFHYRWNPQTYAGRGYAAVMVDFHGSTGYGQGFTDSIRGDWGGKPLEDLQKGLEAAVKRYSFLDGDKVCALGASYGGYMINWIAGQMPERFRCLVNHDGNLDERLAYFNTEELWFPEWEHGGTPWENPEGYTKHNPIDHVAKWKTPMLVVHGGQDFRVVETQGMATFTVLQRRGIPSKFLYFPDENHWVVKPANSIHWHETVLDWLDQWTKGAAKKPTVAPTR is encoded by the coding sequence TTGACCCTCTCCCTCTTCGCGGCGCTCGCCCTCACCGCCGCTCCCGCCCAACCCCAGCCCTTCACCGTCCAGGACCAGGTGTCGATGCGCCGGATCAGCAATCCGAGCGTGTCTCCGGATGGCAAGCGCATCGCCTTCGTGCTGCGCACCACCGACCTGGAGGCCAACAAGGGCCGCACCGACCTGTGGCTCGTCAATGCCGATGGCACCGGTCTGCGCCAGCTCACCTCCTCTCCCGAGAGCGAGGCGCAGCCCGTCTGGAGCCCGGACGGTCAGGGCCTCTACTTCCTGTCCTCGCGCGGGGGCTCCCGCCAGGTGTTCCGCCTGCCGCTGGACGGGGGCGAGTCCCAGGCCGTCACGAAGCTGCCCCTGGACGTGGGCGCCTTCGCCCTGTCGCGCGATGGCAAGACGCTCGCGGTGGCCCTGGAGGTCTACCCCGACTGCCCCACGCTGGAGTGCACCACCCAGCGCCAGAAGGAGAAGACGCAGTCCAAGAGCACCGGCCAGGTGTACGACAAGCTCTTCGTCCGCCACTGGGACACGTGGGGCAATGGCAAGCGCTCGCACCTCTTCGTGCTGCCGGTGGACGGCGGCGCCGCCCCGCGCGACGTGATGGCGGGCATGGACGCGGATGGCCCCAGCAAGCCCTTCGGCGGCCCGGACGAGTTCACCTTCACGCCGGATGGCAAGGGGCTCGTCTTCGCCGCGCGCGACGTGGGCAACAGCGAGTCCTGGTCCACGGACCTGGATCTCTTCCTGGCCCCGGTGGACAAGGCCGGCACGCCCCGGAAGCTCACCGAGAAGAACCGCGCCACGGACACGCACCCCGTGTTCAGCCCGGACGGCAAGACGCTGGCGTACCTGGCCATGTCGCGCCCGGGCTTCGAGTCGGACCGGCTGCGCGTGGTGCTGCGCTCGTGGCCGGAGGGCAAGGAGCGCGTCCTGGCCGAGCAGTGGGACCGCTCGGCCGGCTCGCTCACGTGGAGCCCGGATGGCAAGTCCGTGCTCGTCACCGCGGATGACGTGGGCCACCACCGCGCCTTCTCCCTGGACGTGGCGAGCGGCCAGGTGACGGCCTTCAGTGGCCCCGGCTACGCCGCCGAGCCGCAGCCGCTGCCGGACGGGCGCATCGCCTTGCTGCGCGATGACCTGAAGTCCCCGGCGGACCTCTACACGGTGCGCGCGGACGGGAGCGAGCTGCGCCAGCTCACGCGGGTGAACGAGGAGGCGATGTCGCGCCTGCGCTTCGGGGACTACGAGCAGTTCGAGTTCCCGGGCTGGAATGGCGAGACGGTGCGCGGCTACGTGGTGAAGCCGGTCGATTTCGACGCGAAGAAGAAGTACCCGGTGGCCTTCCTGATTCACGGTGGGCCGCAGGGCAGCTTCGGCAACCACTTCCACTACCGGTGGAACCCGCAGACGTACGCGGGCCGGGGCTACGCGGCGGTGATGGTCGACTTCCACGGCTCGACGGGCTACGGCCAGGGCTTCACGGACTCCATTCGTGGGGACTGGGGCGGCAAGCCGCTGGAGGACCTGCAGAAGGGCCTGGAGGCCGCGGTGAAGCGGTACTCCTTCCTGGATGGCGACAAGGTGTGCGCGCTGGGGGCGAGCTACGGCGGGTACATGATCAACTGGATCGCCGGGCAGATGCCGGAGCGCTTCCGGTGCCTGGTGAACCACGACGGCAACCTGGACGAGCGGCTGGCGTACTTCAACACGGAGGAGCTGTGGTTCCCCGAGTGGGAGCACGGGGGGACGCCGTGGGAGAACCCGGAGGGGTACACGAAGCACAACCCGATCGACCACGTGGCGAAGTGGAAGACGCCGATGCTGGTGGTTCACGGCGGCCAGGACTTCCGGGTGGTGGAGACGCAGGGCATGGCCACCTTCACGGTGCTGCAGCGGCGGGGGATTCCGTCCAAGTTCCTCTACTTCCCGGACGAGAACCACTGGGTGGTGAAGCCGGCCAACAGCATCCACTGGCACGAGACGGTGCTGGACTGGCTGGACCAGTGGACGAAGGGCGCGGCGAAGAAGCCGACCGTGGCGCCCACCCGGTGA
- a CDS encoding DUF2381 family protein: MLPTPPSILVLVLLQAPVAAESPPPVADCEDVQRIELSFVSTAAIEVCVSPGLMTGLRFDAPVTVDLQDDVRFEEVVRARQLLTLVPPPDMMPGDRIRLTVRFEDAVPQQRATLVLVGHRGQATHQVEVYRDKRTRESYQQEIEQEHARNQQLREENQRLSGELEHLRARLNQSVGLLGLYINGVLGLSGIQSTLLSEGPPVVGGLSMSRGTSYRANDSVAVELWLLNSSAEPWTAEGASLVTAKGEKLERIRIYQPEAIPPNEMRRVFIEVPATRKELQGQVTLNLWEAGPRTLSIPELMFP, translated from the coding sequence ATGCTCCCAACCCCCCCCTCCATCCTGGTACTGGTGCTTCTTCAAGCCCCCGTTGCGGCGGAATCGCCGCCCCCTGTCGCCGACTGCGAGGACGTGCAGCGCATCGAGTTATCGTTCGTGTCCACAGCGGCGATTGAGGTGTGCGTCAGTCCTGGACTCATGACGGGCTTGCGCTTCGACGCTCCGGTCACAGTGGACTTGCAGGACGACGTGCGTTTCGAGGAGGTGGTGCGGGCCCGTCAACTCCTCACACTGGTGCCTCCTCCTGACATGATGCCAGGGGATCGAATACGCCTCACGGTGCGCTTCGAGGATGCAGTGCCGCAGCAGAGAGCCACTCTCGTGCTGGTGGGGCACCGGGGGCAGGCGACACACCAGGTCGAGGTATACCGCGACAAACGGACCCGGGAATCCTACCAGCAGGAGATAGAGCAGGAGCACGCGAGGAACCAGCAGCTCCGTGAAGAAAACCAGCGACTCAGCGGGGAACTCGAGCACCTGCGAGCACGGCTCAACCAGTCCGTTGGGTTGCTGGGCCTCTACATCAACGGGGTACTCGGGCTCTCTGGCATCCAATCCACGCTGCTCAGCGAGGGGCCGCCGGTAGTGGGCGGCCTGTCGATGTCGAGAGGCACCAGTTACCGCGCCAACGACAGCGTCGCGGTGGAGTTGTGGTTGTTGAACTCCAGTGCCGAGCCCTGGACTGCCGAGGGGGCGTCCCTGGTCACCGCCAAGGGCGAGAAGCTGGAGAGGATAAGGATCTATCAGCCCGAAGCCATACCGCCCAACGAGATGCGCAGGGTATTCATTGAGGTCCCAGCGACTCGCAAAGAACTACAAGGCCAGGTCACGCTGAACCTGTGGGAAGCAGGTCCACGGACCCTCTCCATCCCCGAGTTGATGTTCCCGTAG
- a CDS encoding DUF5953 family protein, with translation MTPSMSSSWIGAEMENLHRSLIFTVYAPALAGDDSRPLAVVHGMERAFPGLRLEWKISDEGRPVPLPQRDAWVSRGRADGPGIPLLCNGDESYPVTIYGWARPAGVSSGRQPQFEVHADLPLDAAGMAAAVDVLEAVGEGARAFWGRATPEGVAAEMAQQIRHSVHEPHVPPRGLPTLKLSEQIRSSEIPARLGWLNYWSAATARTIGFPDPARDADLLSRSRRTATGGWVVRLTDAPLDLDNPAHLDALKRAYERFPEIGGRSTP, from the coding sequence ATGACTCCCTCGATGTCGTCGTCATGGATTGGTGCTGAAATGGAAAACCTGCACAGGTCCCTCATCTTCACCGTTTACGCACCTGCTCTCGCGGGTGACGACAGCCGTCCTTTGGCTGTTGTTCATGGCATGGAGCGTGCGTTTCCTGGATTGCGTCTGGAGTGGAAGATTTCCGATGAGGGGCGGCCCGTCCCATTGCCGCAACGCGATGCATGGGTCTCTCGAGGGCGGGCTGACGGGCCGGGTATTCCGCTCCTCTGCAACGGTGACGAGAGCTACCCCGTGACGATTTACGGGTGGGCAAGACCCGCGGGCGTTTCCTCGGGCCGCCAGCCACAGTTTGAAGTCCATGCGGACCTGCCGCTCGACGCAGCCGGCATGGCGGCGGCAGTGGATGTGTTGGAGGCTGTAGGGGAGGGCGCTCGCGCCTTCTGGGGGCGTGCGACGCCGGAGGGCGTGGCGGCGGAGATGGCGCAGCAGATACGCCATTCCGTGCATGAGCCGCATGTTCCACCACGGGGATTGCCGACGCTTAAACTCTCAGAGCAAATCCGTTCATCTGAGATTCCGGCTCGCCTCGGGTGGCTGAACTATTGGTCGGCCGCGACCGCACGGACCATCGGGTTCCCGGACCCCGCCCGCGACGCGGACCTGCTCTCGCGCTCACGGCGTACCGCGACGGGGGGGTGGGTTGTCCGGCTCACCGATGCGCCGCTCGACCTCGACAATCCCGCCCACCTCGACGCACTCAAGCGGGCCTACGAGCGCTTCCCGGAGATCGGCGGGCGCTCGACCCCTTGA
- a CDS encoding SET domain-containing protein, giving the protein MPTLTPQPFELRPSSIQGRGAFATRAIRKGARIIEYLGERISQAVADERYDDTAMSRHHTFLFNVDEDTVIDAAHEGNDARFINHSCAPNCQAFLEGDRIFIYALRDIGVGEELSYDYAYDRTEDMGPEEEALYVCRCGAPTCRGTILAPQEQEEEKAPRKKAPVKASKKKSSGSARKPPVSRKQKSTAKTGRSASGTKNRARTRSARG; this is encoded by the coding sequence ATGCCCACCCTCACGCCCCAGCCTTTCGAGCTGAGGCCCTCGTCCATCCAGGGACGTGGCGCCTTCGCCACGCGCGCCATCCGCAAGGGCGCGCGCATCATCGAGTACCTCGGGGAGCGCATCTCCCAGGCCGTGGCGGATGAGCGCTACGACGACACGGCCATGTCGCGCCACCACACCTTCCTCTTCAACGTGGACGAGGACACGGTCATCGACGCGGCGCACGAGGGCAACGACGCCCGCTTCATCAACCACTCGTGCGCCCCCAACTGCCAGGCCTTCCTCGAGGGGGACCGCATCTTCATCTACGCCCTGCGCGACATCGGCGTGGGCGAGGAGCTCAGCTACGACTACGCGTACGACCGCACCGAGGACATGGGCCCCGAGGAGGAGGCGCTCTACGTCTGCCGCTGTGGCGCTCCCACCTGCCGCGGCACCATCCTCGCCCCGCAGGAGCAGGAGGAGGAGAAGGCGCCCCGGAAGAAGGCCCCGGTGAAGGCGTCGAAGAAGAAGTCCTCCGGCTCGGCCCGCAAGCCGCCAGTGAGCCGCAAGCAGAAGTCCACGGCGAAGACCGGCCGCTCCGCTTCGGGGACGAAGAACCGCGCCCGGACCCGCTCGGCGCGCGGCTGA